The proteins below are encoded in one region of Paenibacillus albus:
- a CDS encoding arsenic transporter, with product MHDMMEILTVCIFFLTIGFIFWKPNINEAIPATVGAALVMLTGTVSLSDLGAITETISGAAITIMATIVMAIVLESFGFFNWSAEILTRRARGSGIRLFWLTNLFCFLMTLFVNNDGSILITTPILLMILKNMGLKNHQKIPYLLSGALIATASSAPIGVSNIVNLIALKIVHMSLYMHTAMMFVPASTGLLLLTFLLFAIFYRTLPKKLPDMPAWKLTPGGHPLQGEPSAPKINRNKLMRNILIFVFCVRVSLFVASFVHFPVSLMAVIGSSLLLAWRWFYLKVPPVDMLKKTPWYILIFAFSMYVIIYGLKNIGLTEWLIHFLHPIVSGSLLNASMLMGGLLSVLSNMFNNHPALMVGTLTLTNMGLDPLTLKISYLASVIGSDIGSLLLPIGTLATIMWMHIIKKGGVKISWGQYLKVTILVIPITVLFTLVLLNYWVTWLF from the coding sequence ATGCACGACATGATGGAAATTCTCACCGTATGTATTTTCTTCCTGACGATCGGCTTCATTTTCTGGAAACCGAATATTAACGAGGCGATTCCGGCAACCGTAGGTGCCGCGCTAGTGATGCTGACCGGCACTGTATCGCTTTCCGACCTCGGGGCCATTACCGAGACCATAAGCGGCGCGGCCATTACCATTATGGCGACCATCGTGATGGCGATCGTACTCGAGAGCTTCGGCTTCTTCAACTGGTCGGCCGAAATTTTGACTCGCAGGGCGCGAGGCTCCGGCATTCGCTTATTTTGGCTAACGAACTTGTTCTGTTTTCTAATGACGCTCTTCGTCAACAATGATGGCAGCATCCTGATCACCACGCCGATTCTGCTAATGATTCTAAAGAACATGGGGCTCAAAAATCATCAAAAGATCCCGTATCTCCTCTCCGGCGCATTAATCGCCACCGCCTCCAGCGCGCCAATCGGCGTCAGCAACATCGTCAATCTCATCGCGCTCAAGATTGTTCATATGAGCCTCTACATGCACACCGCGATGATGTTCGTTCCCGCATCGACCGGACTGCTGCTGCTCACCTTCCTATTATTCGCCATCTTCTACCGCACATTGCCGAAGAAACTACCCGATATGCCCGCATGGAAGCTAACGCCGGGAGGTCATCCGCTGCAAGGTGAACCATCCGCACCAAAGATCAATCGCAATAAACTGATGCGTAACATCTTAATCTTCGTTTTCTGCGTTCGCGTAAGCCTCTTCGTCGCTTCATTTGTGCATTTCCCCGTATCGCTGATGGCCGTCATCGGTTCATCGTTATTGCTCGCCTGGCGCTGGTTTTACCTCAAGGTGCCGCCGGTGGATATGCTGAAGAAGACGCCGTGGTATATTCTGATCTTCGCCTTCAGTATGTATGTCATCATCTATGGACTGAAAAATATCGGCCTGACCGAATGGCTCATTCACTTCCTGCACCCTATTGTTTCTGGCAGCCTGCTGAATGCGAGCATGTTGATGGGCGGACTGCTCAGCGTCTTGTCGAATATGTTCAATAACCATCCGGCCCTAATGGTCGGAACGCTCACTTTAACGAATATGGGACTCGATCCGCTCACGCTGAAAATCTCCTATCTCGCAAGTGTAATCGGAAGTGACATTGGTTCCCTCCTGCTGCCGATTGGAACATTAGCTACGATTATGTGGATGCACATTATTAAGAAAGGCGGCGTGAAAATTAGCTGGGGCCAATATTTGAAAGTAACGATACTGGTCATTCCGATTACGGTGTTGTTTACGCTCGTGCTGCTGAACTACTGGGTTACTTGGTTATTTTAA
- a CDS encoding amino acid ABC transporter ATP-binding protein — protein sequence MIEVRGLTKAFGEQTVLKGVDLTLEKGSVLVVIGPSGSGKSTLLRCLNVLETPCSGTIAIGEANMAFTRGAKAKRSDVLTLRRQSGMVFQAYYLFPHLTALQNVMEGQLTTLRRAKEEAKERALALLTKVGLREKADAYPHQLSGGQQQRVGIARAMSIDPQLLLFDEPTSALDPELVREVLKVIRELAKEGRTMMIVTHEMKFAREVADRVILIDEGVIVEEGRPEQLFGDPQQERTQQFLSRLMDW from the coding sequence ATGATAGAGGTACGCGGTCTGACCAAAGCCTTTGGCGAGCAGACTGTGCTGAAAGGCGTAGATTTGACGCTGGAAAAGGGGAGCGTGCTTGTCGTTATCGGCCCGTCCGGCTCCGGTAAGTCAACGCTGCTGCGCTGCTTGAATGTGTTGGAGACGCCTTGTTCGGGAACGATTGCGATCGGCGAAGCGAACATGGCGTTCACGCGCGGCGCGAAGGCGAAGCGGTCCGATGTGCTTACGCTGCGGCGGCAGTCCGGGATGGTGTTCCAGGCCTACTATCTCTTTCCCCATCTGACTGCGCTGCAGAACGTGATGGAGGGCCAGCTTACGACGCTGCGAAGAGCCAAGGAAGAGGCGAAGGAGCGCGCTTTGGCGCTGCTCACGAAGGTCGGGCTGCGGGAAAAAGCAGACGCTTACCCGCATCAGTTATCCGGCGGCCAACAGCAGCGGGTAGGGATTGCGCGGGCGATGTCGATTGATCCGCAGCTGCTCTTGTTTGACGAGCCGACCTCGGCGCTCGATCCCGAACTTGTGCGGGAGGTGCTGAAGGTCATCCGCGAGCTGGCCAAGGAGGGGCGGACGATGATGATTGTCACGCATGAGATGAAGTTCGCCCGCGAGGTGGCGGACCGAGTTATTCTTATTGATGAAGGCGTTATCGTAGAGGAAGGCCGCCCAGAGCAGCTGTTCGGCGACCCGCAGCAGGAGCGGACGCAGCAGTTTCTATCGAGGTTGATGGACTGGTGA
- a CDS encoding DUF2642 domain-containing protein: MNEYASLIGEKVVLEISGKRLLPGRLIDVGSDIVVLLYQLRYLYIPFAHVHNLKADVSSGEGSESGSQAEEPSIGLLVDQLNVAKIMQEAKGLFVEIYVSGNKSIHGYLNGVMNDYFTLYSPIHGTIYVALSHMKWLIPYPTSHVPYARSTGTAPMGQTQPSLAKNFEGTLKKEEGKMAVIDLSGASERIAVIKGVAGGIINVIDADGNSTLLNIAHVKTMVVPK, from the coding sequence TTGAACGAATACGCGTCATTAATCGGCGAGAAAGTAGTTCTCGAAATTTCCGGCAAGCGCCTGCTGCCAGGTAGGTTGATCGACGTCGGCTCTGATATAGTTGTCTTGCTGTATCAGCTGAGATATCTCTACATCCCTTTTGCGCATGTGCACAATTTGAAGGCAGATGTTTCGTCGGGGGAAGGAAGTGAGAGCGGCAGCCAGGCTGAAGAGCCCTCCATCGGTCTACTGGTCGACCAACTGAATGTAGCGAAAATCATGCAGGAAGCCAAAGGGCTCTTCGTCGAGATTTACGTTAGCGGCAATAAGTCGATACACGGTTATTTGAACGGCGTGATGAATGATTATTTTACACTCTATTCGCCTATACACGGTACGATCTATGTTGCTCTGAGTCATATGAAGTGGTTGATTCCTTATCCAACGTCCCATGTTCCTTATGCAAGGAGTACAGGCACTGCGCCGATGGGGCAGACACAGCCGAGCCTCGCCAAGAATTTCGAGGGGACGCTGAAGAAAGAAGAAGGCAAGATGGCCGTAATTGATCTGAGCGGGGCGTCCGAGAGGATCGCTGTCATCAAGGGAGTAGCCGGGGGCATTATTAACGTTATCGATGCAGACGGCAATAGCACTCTGCTCAATATTGCGCACGTGAAAACGATGGTTGTACCGAAGTAG
- the add gene encoding adenosine deaminase, translating to MNRWHLLPKVDLHVHLDGSLRPDTAMAIAAAEGIELPVRDEAGLIPYMQVDDDCRSLPEYLSKFDFTTRFMQSGAALERVAYETLAQAASHNCRYIEVRFAPQLHRSRGLQSDEAIHHVIAGMKRAEQEFDIVGRVIAICMRHHEQQANLDVIEAAAKFEGKGLVAVDLAGDEASFPPELFREVFALAHKRSLPVTIHAGEAAGAQNVYEAVKNLGASRIGHGVRLRENPAILQMILDQQIPLEMCPVSNIQTKAVADWDVYPIREYFEKGLLVTLNTDNPSVSGTDITREYRIVSERFDFTDSELAAIVRNGVNAAFLEDSAKKALKQRVEQDLAALGIQ from the coding sequence ATGAATAGATGGCACCTGCTGCCGAAGGTTGATCTGCATGTCCATTTGGATGGCAGCCTGCGTCCGGATACGGCAATGGCTATTGCCGCAGCGGAAGGGATCGAACTTCCTGTCCGCGATGAAGCGGGGCTGATTCCGTACATGCAGGTGGATGATGATTGCCGCAGCTTGCCGGAATACCTGAGCAAGTTCGATTTCACGACCCGGTTCATGCAGTCTGGCGCAGCACTGGAGCGCGTTGCTTACGAGACGCTGGCACAAGCAGCCTCGCATAATTGCCGGTACATCGAGGTGCGTTTCGCGCCGCAGCTTCATCGCAGCCGGGGTCTGCAGTCTGATGAGGCGATCCATCATGTAATCGCGGGGATGAAACGGGCAGAGCAGGAGTTCGACATTGTCGGCCGCGTGATCGCGATCTGCATGCGGCATCATGAACAGCAGGCGAATTTGGACGTCATTGAAGCAGCAGCGAAGTTTGAAGGAAAGGGGCTCGTTGCCGTTGATTTGGCTGGCGATGAAGCTTCGTTCCCGCCGGAGCTGTTCCGCGAGGTATTCGCGCTGGCGCATAAGCGCTCGCTGCCGGTGACCATTCATGCCGGAGAGGCGGCAGGAGCCCAGAACGTCTACGAAGCGGTGAAGAACCTCGGCGCTTCGCGGATTGGTCACGGTGTGCGGCTTCGGGAGAATCCCGCGATTCTGCAAATGATTCTGGACCAGCAAATCCCCCTCGAAATGTGCCCGGTGAGCAACATTCAGACGAAGGCTGTGGCGGACTGGGATGTTTATCCGATTCGCGAATACTTCGAGAAGGGACTGCTTGTGACGCTGAATACGGACAATCCGAGCGTCTCCGGCACCGACATTACACGGGAGTACCGGATTGTGTCGGAACGGTTTGATTTTACCGATTCGGAGCTGGCTGCAATTGTTCGTAATGGCGTAAACGCAGCGTTCCTCGAGGATTCGGCGAAGAAGGCGTTGAAGCAGCGCGTGGAGCAGGATTTGGCTGCGCTGGGCATTCAGTAA
- a CDS encoding amino acid ABC transporter substrate-binding protein: MMNWRSMRYTGLAAVMLLSFTSACGKNESGNGNVAEAPGKTNLLESIKGSGEIKIGTEGTYAPFTFHDKDGKLTGFDVEIAEEVAKRIGVKPNFIETKWDGMLAGLDAKRFDMVANEVTIREDRQEKYDFSDPYILSKAVLIVKDSNTDIKKLADLKGKKSGQSLTSDLGDIAKGNGAELVPIDGFNQAIDLLVSGRIDATINDKLSFLDLKKQKPDVPIKVVDETNNASQSGLLFHKGNAELVSAVNKALSDMKADGKYLEISSKYFGEDVSK; the protein is encoded by the coding sequence ATGATGAATTGGCGATCAATGCGTTATACAGGGCTGGCGGCTGTTATGCTGTTGTCTTTCACGTCGGCGTGCGGCAAGAATGAATCAGGGAATGGGAATGTAGCGGAGGCTCCGGGTAAGACGAATCTGCTTGAGTCCATTAAAGGAAGCGGCGAGATTAAGATCGGGACGGAAGGCACCTATGCGCCTTTTACATTTCATGATAAAGACGGGAAGCTGACCGGGTTCGATGTTGAAATTGCCGAGGAAGTGGCTAAGCGGATCGGCGTGAAACCGAATTTTATCGAGACCAAATGGGATGGCATGCTGGCTGGACTCGATGCCAAGCGGTTCGATATGGTTGCCAACGAGGTGACGATTCGGGAGGACCGTCAGGAGAAGTATGATTTCTCCGATCCGTATATCCTTTCGAAGGCGGTCCTCATCGTGAAGGACAGCAACACCGACATTAAGAAGCTGGCTGACTTGAAAGGCAAGAAATCCGGGCAGTCCCTTACGAGCGACCTTGGCGATATTGCCAAGGGCAACGGGGCGGAGCTCGTGCCGATCGACGGCTTCAACCAAGCGATCGACCTGCTGGTCTCTGGGCGGATTGACGCGACTATTAACGATAAGCTGAGCTTCCTCGATCTGAAGAAGCAGAAGCCGGATGTGCCGATTAAAGTAGTCGATGAGACGAACAACGCGTCGCAGAGCGGGCTCTTGTTCCATAAAGGAAATGCGGAGCTCGTGAGTGCGGTTAATAAAGCTTTGTCGGATATGAAGGCGGACGGGAAGTATCTGGAGATCTCGTCAAAATATTTCGGCGAGGACGTATCGAAGTAA
- a CDS encoding amino acid ABC transporter permease, with translation MSDHSERLWHIFADSFLPLLRAGAAYTVPLTLISFALGLLLALATALVRLADIPVLSWIARFYVWIIRGTPLIVQLFIIFYGLPSFGILIDRFPAAIIGFTLSVGAYGSEIIRAAIISIPRGQWEAAYSLGQTRLQALRRIILPQAARVSVPPLSNSFISLVKDTSLAATVTVPELFAKAQQITAAVYEPMLMYCEVALIYLIFCTVLTVLQRMLERYYERFETR, from the coding sequence ATGAGTGATCATTCAGAGCGGCTGTGGCATATTTTCGCCGATTCGTTCCTGCCTCTGCTGCGTGCGGGGGCTGCTTATACTGTGCCGCTGACGCTCATTTCGTTCGCGCTCGGTCTGCTGCTCGCACTGGCGACTGCGCTGGTGCGTCTGGCCGATATCCCCGTGCTGTCTTGGATTGCGCGCTTCTATGTGTGGATTATTCGCGGTACGCCACTGATTGTGCAGCTGTTTATTATCTTCTATGGGCTGCCGAGTTTCGGTATTCTGATTGACCGGTTTCCGGCAGCCATAATCGGCTTTACACTGAGCGTCGGTGCTTATGGCTCGGAAATTATCCGGGCGGCGATCATCTCGATTCCGCGCGGACAGTGGGAGGCGGCGTACTCTCTTGGGCAGACGAGGCTGCAGGCGCTGCGCCGGATTATTTTGCCGCAGGCTGCTCGGGTATCGGTGCCGCCGCTGTCGAACTCGTTCATTAGTTTGGTGAAGGATACGTCGTTGGCGGCTACGGTGACTGTCCCCGAGCTGTTCGCGAAGGCGCAGCAGATTACGGCGGCGGTGTATGAGCCGATGCTTATGTACTGCGAGGTTGCGCTGATCTATCTTATTTTCTGTACAGTGCTTACCGTGCTGCAGCGCATGCTGGAGCGTTACTATGAGCGTTTCGAGACGAGATAA
- a CDS encoding multidrug effflux MFS transporter: MINDQTTSLSAAMPRSRRLWTAVVLGSLSAFGPLSLDMYLPALPKLADDLHTSTSLAQLSLTACLIGLAIGQLFAGPISDVRGRRGPLLTGLILYAVSSLLCAIAPTIGTFIVLRFIQGLAGSAGIVIARAIVRDLYTGPELTRFFSLLMLVNGIAPIAAPIVGGQLLHFTTWQGVFIVLAAIGLVMFLAVLLGLPETLPKERRAKGGILNTVITFRRLLTDRVFMGYALAQGFVMAAMFAYISGSPFVLQDIYGVSPQMFSVCFAINGLGIILASQVAGRLAGRFNEAKLLVTGLGIAAVGGVALLAMLLAHARLVLVLIPLFFVVASVGLVSTMGFSLAMRNQGQAAGSASALQGLMSFMFGSIVAPFVGIAGSGTAIPMGLIIAALDVSALLLYFLLVRRAPAATA, translated from the coding sequence ATGATAAACGATCAAACGACCAGCTTATCCGCAGCCATGCCCCGCTCTCGGCGACTATGGACCGCAGTGGTGCTCGGTTCGCTTAGCGCATTCGGCCCGCTCTCGCTCGATATGTACTTGCCAGCGCTGCCGAAGCTCGCTGACGATCTGCATACGAGCACATCGCTCGCGCAGCTCAGCTTAACGGCCTGCCTCATCGGGCTCGCAATCGGCCAGCTCTTCGCCGGACCAATCAGCGATGTGCGCGGCAGAAGAGGTCCACTGCTGACCGGGCTCATCCTGTACGCCGTGTCCTCGCTGCTCTGCGCCATTGCGCCGACGATTGGAACCTTCATCGTGCTGCGCTTCATTCAAGGACTTGCCGGTTCGGCGGGCATCGTCATCGCACGGGCCATTGTGCGTGACTTGTACACCGGACCTGAGCTGACCCGCTTCTTCTCGCTGCTCATGCTCGTCAACGGCATTGCGCCGATTGCTGCGCCGATCGTAGGCGGGCAGCTGCTTCACTTTACGACCTGGCAAGGCGTGTTCATCGTTCTAGCCGCCATCGGACTTGTCATGTTCCTCGCCGTACTGCTCGGCTTGCCAGAGACATTACCGAAGGAGCGCCGAGCAAAGGGCGGCATATTAAACACGGTCATTACGTTCCGCCGGCTGCTGACCGACCGCGTGTTCATGGGCTACGCGCTTGCACAAGGCTTTGTCATGGCGGCCATGTTTGCCTACATCTCCGGCTCGCCATTCGTGCTTCAAGATATTTATGGCGTATCGCCGCAGATGTTCAGCGTCTGCTTCGCCATCAATGGGCTCGGCATCATTCTCGCCAGCCAAGTGGCGGGACGTCTCGCAGGCCGCTTCAATGAAGCGAAGCTGCTCGTCACAGGCCTTGGCATCGCCGCGGTCGGCGGTGTCGCCTTGCTCGCGATGCTGCTCGCACATGCACGCCTGGTGCTCGTGCTCATCCCGCTCTTCTTCGTCGTTGCAAGCGTCGGGTTGGTCTCAACGATGGGCTTCTCGCTTGCGATGCGCAATCAAGGGCAAGCGGCCGGCAGCGCCTCCGCATTGCAGGGGCTCATGTCCTTCATGTTCGGCTCCATCGTTGCGCCTTTTGTCGGCATCGCCGGCAGCGGGACGGCAATTCCGATGGGATTGATCATTGCTGCGCTGGATGTCAGCGCGCTCTTGCTCTACTTCCTGCTCGTAAGAAGAGCACCCGCGGCGACCGCTTAA
- a CDS encoding sensor domain-containing diguanylate cyclase, protein MIRTKGLSTRFMVSGIVVLSVLITVVISLITSYRSEKDSLIKMSFQMNSMYTGKIAATVNELFIAEKASMKAHAEYIARHWTQPEMDELTAYIQHSNAMFNTIIIIDKNGIMQSLSPEMSPPLKGKKITTPGTLQALKERMPLVSEPYISAANALIVLVSNPVYDANGEYLGFIGGTIRLHESNLLNAVLGSQQNAVAGNGSYSYVVSATGALLYHPDKDRIGEHILSNPLFSDLAAGRSGEKRITNSRGVDMLASYSYIKELGWGIVSQTPTSIVLKDAKRPMVHIATYVISIMLVILLAIYWVIGRMSQPLAKLAQYASLLSTTKSLHADVPRIHSWNSEANALHRAFVMAVSRIRMQLDHLSLEAQTDALTGLNNRRTMDKYIGTWLAREIPFTIMLLDLDHFKQVNDNYGHEKGDEVLKFLAANMRALFEGNHICCRYGGEEFVVLLPETSEDEAVRRANKLRRFMAETNSPVGRPVTLSIGLARYPDSAQDAEALFRSADEALYRAKHLGRNRIESASSAVVVS, encoded by the coding sequence ATGATCCGTACAAAAGGTTTATCAACTCGCTTCATGGTCAGCGGAATCGTCGTATTATCTGTTCTCATTACAGTTGTGATTAGTCTGATAACGAGCTATCGCAGCGAGAAGGATTCACTCATCAAGATGAGTTTTCAGATGAATTCCATGTACACGGGCAAAATTGCAGCAACAGTCAACGAACTGTTCATCGCAGAGAAGGCAAGCATGAAGGCGCATGCGGAGTATATCGCAAGGCACTGGACGCAGCCGGAGATGGACGAGCTTACCGCATATATCCAGCACTCGAATGCGATGTTCAATACGATCATCATCATTGATAAGAACGGAATCATGCAAAGCCTTTCGCCTGAAATGTCCCCACCGCTAAAGGGGAAGAAAATTACAACGCCGGGCACGCTGCAAGCCTTAAAGGAGCGCATGCCGCTCGTATCCGAACCGTACATCAGTGCAGCAAATGCATTGATCGTGTTGGTCAGCAATCCGGTTTATGATGCTAACGGCGAGTATTTGGGTTTCATCGGCGGTACGATCCGGCTGCATGAGTCGAACCTGCTCAATGCCGTTCTAGGCTCGCAGCAGAACGCGGTCGCAGGCAATGGCTCCTATTCCTATGTTGTCAGCGCAACGGGCGCTTTGCTCTATCATCCCGATAAGGATCGCATCGGGGAGCATATCTTGAGCAACCCGCTGTTCTCCGATTTGGCTGCTGGCCGGAGCGGCGAGAAGCGAATCACGAATTCGCGTGGCGTCGACATGCTTGCGAGCTATTCGTATATCAAAGAATTAGGCTGGGGCATCGTTTCCCAGACGCCGACCTCTATCGTGCTTAAGGACGCAAAGCGCCCGATGGTGCATATCGCGACTTATGTCATATCGATCATGCTCGTCATTTTACTCGCGATCTACTGGGTTATTGGGCGCATGTCGCAGCCGCTTGCGAAGCTGGCACAGTACGCTTCGCTGCTCTCGACGACGAAGTCGCTGCACGCGGATGTGCCGCGTATTCATTCTTGGAACAGCGAAGCGAACGCGCTGCACCGTGCCTTCGTGATGGCGGTCAGCCGGATCCGCATGCAGCTCGATCACCTGTCGCTGGAAGCGCAGACGGATGCATTGACCGGATTGAACAATCGCCGGACGATGGACAAGTATATCGGCACTTGGCTTGCTCGGGAAATCCCGTTCACCATTATGCTGCTGGATCTTGATCATTTCAAGCAAGTGAATGACAATTACGGTCACGAGAAGGGCGATGAGGTACTGAAGTTTCTCGCAGCTAACATGCGAGCGCTCTTCGAGGGAAATCATATTTGCTGCCGCTACGGCGGTGAAGAGTTTGTCGTGCTGCTGCCGGAGACGAGCGAGGATGAGGCGGTCCGCCGTGCGAATAAGCTGCGCCGCTTCATGGCGGAGACGAACAGCCCGGTGGGCAGGCCGGTCACACTCTCGATTGGGCTAGCGAGATACCCGGATTCGGCGCAGGATGCCGAAGCGTTGTTCCGCAGTGCGGACGAAGCGCTGTACCGTGCGAAGCATCTGGGACGCAATCGGATCGAATCGGCAAGTAGTGCAGTCGTTGTATCATAG
- a CDS encoding bifunctional diguanylate cyclase/phosphodiesterase, which yields MDTRSQHAPLRYKTSRRIWLLILLITILLGSSFYWVTGAYSRWMHKDLDYDASVELGANASSLTLALERRMLLSDGLKAFVDTSLMNGSTLSHEQFDRFASNFVHTMQGIRNLSVYPGGIAEYVYPLASNESIIGLNLLAHKDLAIRENAERTKNTSQKTILGPIELTQGGLGILTRQSIFINNEFWGFVSIVLDVPPILAEAGVTNANKGIEMAVRANGRMIYGNRSLFERPSQLTTVNLSEGTWQLAAVPTTAKTKWIDTKIRFLRLLCSLGCALLIYIIYLQLTQKHKLLEMVKDRTGNLMTANTQLAATLDKLSEAEDQLRKQYLLLEGSERNLRKVAFHDTVTGLHNRMFFQDRLDSIIISHKSREERFALFFIDLDQFKLINDTLGHSYGDMLLQEVGQRLKQPLVQGEALSRIGGDEFTIILPMLSDLTQVHELAQQLVNLFYEPFLLQQVEYFVTASIGITIFPDHSQDADTLMKYADAAMYQAKEEGKNTYRIYDETLNADLQQKMYIKNSLRRALDHQEFEVFYQPQIELATGRITGLEALLRWTHPKIGPISPEVFIPIAEESGLMIPIGEWVLRTACAQSKAWQDAGLPPITIAVNLSARQFAPRYDLAAQVKAILAETGLDPACLELEITENMAMHDNNAAVLQELRSDNVRVSIDDFGTHYSSLSYLKRLPVDKIKIDRSFVIGIGKEPKDEAIILAMLLLAKHMELTIIAEGVETSEQLAFLQTGECHEIQGYFYYPPKSAETAQQILRSHAEGLTII from the coding sequence ATGGACACACGATCCCAGCATGCCCCTCTGCGATATAAGACATCGCGCAGAATTTGGCTCCTTATTTTGCTTATTACCATTTTGCTTGGCAGCAGCTTCTACTGGGTTACAGGTGCCTACAGCAGGTGGATGCACAAGGATCTCGATTATGATGCGTCCGTCGAGCTCGGCGCCAATGCCTCCTCACTCACACTTGCACTTGAGCGGAGAATGCTGCTCTCTGACGGACTGAAGGCGTTCGTCGATACGTCGCTGATGAACGGCAGTACGCTCAGCCACGAGCAATTCGATAGATTCGCCTCTAATTTTGTCCACACGATGCAGGGTATCCGCAATTTATCCGTTTACCCCGGCGGCATTGCCGAATATGTCTATCCTCTTGCGAGCAACGAGAGCATCATCGGCCTCAACCTACTCGCCCACAAAGATCTGGCCATACGCGAGAACGCCGAACGGACGAAGAATACGTCCCAGAAGACGATTCTTGGCCCCATCGAGCTGACGCAGGGTGGTCTTGGAATCTTGACGCGGCAATCTATTTTTATTAACAACGAGTTCTGGGGCTTTGTCTCCATTGTGCTTGACGTGCCTCCCATTCTCGCTGAGGCCGGCGTGACGAACGCGAATAAAGGCATTGAAATGGCCGTTCGAGCAAACGGACGAATGATATACGGAAATCGTTCACTGTTCGAGCGCCCTTCCCAGCTCACAACGGTTAACTTGAGTGAAGGCACCTGGCAGCTCGCTGCCGTACCGACCACGGCCAAAACCAAGTGGATCGATACGAAAATACGTTTTCTTCGTCTGCTATGCTCGCTTGGCTGCGCCTTGTTAATCTACATTATCTACTTGCAGCTTACTCAGAAGCATAAGCTCCTAGAGATGGTGAAGGATCGGACGGGCAACCTGATGACCGCGAATACACAGCTAGCAGCCACTCTCGACAAGCTTAGCGAGGCGGAAGACCAGCTGCGCAAGCAGTATCTTCTGCTTGAAGGAAGCGAGCGGAATTTACGCAAGGTCGCCTTCCACGATACGGTGACGGGGCTGCACAACCGAATGTTTTTTCAAGATCGGCTGGACTCCATCATTATCTCCCACAAATCTCGTGAGGAACGGTTCGCGCTGTTCTTTATTGATCTCGACCAGTTCAAGCTCATTAATGATACGCTCGGCCATTCCTACGGCGATATGCTGCTGCAGGAGGTCGGCCAGCGCTTGAAGCAGCCGCTCGTTCAAGGTGAGGCGCTCTCTCGCATTGGCGGCGATGAATTCACGATTATTTTGCCTATGCTAAGCGATTTAACGCAGGTGCATGAGCTCGCTCAGCAGCTGGTCAACCTGTTCTACGAACCGTTCCTGCTCCAGCAGGTTGAATATTTCGTCACCGCCAGCATCGGCATCACGATCTTCCCTGACCACAGCCAGGATGCCGATACGCTCATGAAATACGCGGATGCCGCGATGTATCAGGCGAAGGAAGAAGGCAAGAATACATACCGAATTTACGACGAAACCTTAAACGCCGATTTGCAGCAGAAAATGTACATAAAGAACAGTCTGCGGCGCGCACTGGACCACCAGGAGTTTGAAGTGTTCTACCAACCGCAGATTGAGCTAGCAACAGGACGCATCACTGGCCTCGAAGCACTGCTGCGCTGGACTCATCCGAAGATCGGCCCTATCTCGCCGGAAGTCTTCATTCCGATCGCGGAAGAGTCCGGGCTTATGATTCCAATTGGCGAATGGGTGCTGCGCACCGCCTGCGCGCAGAGCAAAGCATGGCAGGATGCGGGCTTGCCGCCGATTACCATCGCTGTTAATCTGTCAGCGCGGCAATTCGCGCCGCGCTACGATCTGGCAGCGCAAGTCAAAGCGATCCTCGCCGAGACGGGGCTCGATCCCGCTTGTCTGGAGCTTGAGATCACCGAGAACATGGCGATGCACGACAACAACGCCGCCGTCTTGCAGGAGCTGCGGAGCGACAATGTGCGCGTATCCATTGATGATTTCGGCACGCATTATTCGTCGCTGAGCTACTTGAAACGGCTGCCCGTCGACAAGATCAAGATTGACCGCTCCTTCGTCATTGGCATCGGCAAGGAGCCGAAGGATGAGGCTATTATTCTGGCTATGCTGCTGCTGGCAAAGCATATGGAGCTGACGATCATCGCCGAGGGTGTCGAAACAAGCGAGCAGCTTGCTTTCTTGCAAACTGGCGAGTGCCATGAGATTCAAGGCTACTTCTATTATCCGCCGAAATCGGCTGAGACCGCACAGCAAATTCTGCGCAGTCACGCAGAAGGGCTGACCATCATCTGA